The DNA region CAGCGAGAGGCCCTCCCCCGCCTCCAGGCCACAGTCGGCCAGCAGCGAGAGCAACCAGCCCATGTCCTTACCGCGCAGGCTGTGGCGGTTGACGATGACCCAGGCCCTGCCCTGCAGAAGGCGGTGCAGAGGCGCCAGCCCCTGGGCGGCAAGGGCCGACTCGTCCGTTGCCGCCACCACGGCCAGGTCGGCGTCCTCCGGCGGATAGGCCTCGGCCGCTCCCCAGACGGGAACCACCCGATAGGCAGGCAGGCGGGCGGCCAGGGCAAAGGCCTCGGCCAGATTGGGGAACTCGGATACGATGCGCACCCCCCATCGACCGGCCAGGTCGCGCAGGCCGCCCCACTGGCCAGATGCAGCCGCCACCCACACGGATGTGCCTCCCACTGGCAGGCCTCCCAGCCGCACGACATCCCCCCTCGGGTAGCGGCACAGGAACTCCTCCACCCAGTGGAGACCGCAGATGCCGATGTCGTAATTCCCCAGGGCGATCTGGATGGGGATGTCTCGCTCGCGGAAGACCCGCACCCGCAGGGGGCCATCGCCCTCGGCGGGCAGACGATAGGCACGGGAGCCTTCGCCATAGCCCTGCACTCGCAGGCCGGCCCGCTCTAGCAGAGCAGCGAGAGGGCGACGCAGGTCGCCCGTGGGCAGCGCTAACTTTATCAAGCTCGGCTCTCCCCTTGGGTCAGGAGGGCCAGCGCCCGCTCCAGGTCGGCAGCACCCAGCTCGCGTCCGTCCGCCAGGACGACGGCGTAGCGGCCCTCGGCCAGTCGCAGACGCGGGGCGCCCGCCTGGTCGGGCGACAGGACCACCTGGGCCTGCCGCCCCCACTCCCGTAGCAGGCGCACGGCCCGGAAGGCCTCCGCTATCTCCTGCGGGCTTCGCCCCGGAGCCTCCACCCACACAACCTGGCCATCGCCGCGCTGGGGCGGAGTCAGCAGGTCCAGCAGCTCTCCCATATAGAGGGCGAAGCCGGAGGCCGGGACGTCGCGGCCGCCCAGAAGCCCGATGAGGGAGTCGTAGCGGCCGCCGGCCCCCACCAACCGATCGCCCACCTGGAAGCGGAAGACGGGCCCCGTGTAGTACTCGAAGTGGCGCACCAGTGCCCCCGACACAGTAGGCGTCAGGCCCAGCCCTTCCAGGGCCGATACCACCGTCTCCAGCTCGTCCAGAGGCGCTCCCAGGTCGGGCAGGGCAGGGAGGAACACGGAGCGCAGGTTGCGCAGGTAAGCGAGGCCCTGCCCCTCCTCTGTCAGCAGCAGTTCTGGCGGTGCGCCCAGTTCGGGAATCCGCTCGCGGACGCGGGCCAGGGCCTCGGCATCGCCCTCCAGAATGCCGTCGTAGAGGCGGAGCCGCTCCTCGGCCGGAAGGTCCAGCTTGGCGAGCAACGCCTGGACCAGCCCGGGGTGCGACACCCTCAGTGTCACATTGGCTAACCCTAACGACAACAAGACCTCCCGGGCCACCAGCACCAGCTCCACGTCCCCCAGCGGCTGCGTGTCGCCGATGAGCTCCACGCCTGCCTGCCATTCCTCTCGTCGCGCCTCGCCCTCCGCAAAGCGAAACACGTTCTGGACGTAGAAGAGCTTGGCCAGCGGCTGCCCCGACAGATGCTCCACGTAGAGGCGAGCGGTGGGGATGGTGCCCTCGGGGCGCAACACGACCCGTTCGCCGCTCCAGCCGTCCCAGTCCAGGAAGGAGTAGACGCGGCCCAGCGCCTGTGGCGTGAGGGTGCCAGTAGCGGTGAAGAGGAACAGATGCTCGACTGTCGGGGTGCGCACCTCGTGGTATCCCCAGGCCAGGCAAGTGCGGCGAAAGACCTCCTCCGCCCACCGGAAGCGCTCCATGTCGGCCGGCAGGAGGTCGTACATGCCGCGACAGCGCAGGGGCTCGCCCATGGTGCTCGAGGCCAGGCCCCTGCGCTTCTGGCAGGGGCCAGCGTCCATTCTACCGCGGCGTCCATTGTGGGGCAAAAAGGCCCATAGCCAATGAGTATAATTGAAGAGACTCATGAACAGGCGGTGGGCCCGTTCCCTGAGGCTGGTCTCCCTGCTGGCGTTGCTGCTGGGCATGGCCTCGGCCTGCGCCGGCCCCGAGGCGGAGCCGGGGGCCGTCCATGTCCTCACTGCCCAGGGCAACGTGGGGCCGGTAATGGCCCGCTACATCGACCGCGGCATCGACCACGCCGAGGACGAAGGCGCAGCGGCCGTCGTCATCCAGCTGGACACTCCCGGCGGCCTCCTCACGTCGATGGACGACATAGTCAAGCGAGTTCTGGCCGCCCGTGTGCCGGTGGTGGTCTACGTGTGGCCACCGGGCGGCAGGGCCGCCTCGGCCGGGACGTTCATCGTTATGGCCGCCCATGTGGCAGCCATGGCCCCCGGCACCAGCATCGGCGCCGCCGCCCCCGTCTCTCTGGGCGGCGAGAGCGACGAAACCCTCAGGGACAAGGCCACCAACGACGCTGCCGCCCGCATCCGCGACATCGCCCTCCTGCGCGGCCGCAATGCCGATTGGGCGGAGGCAGCGGTGCGGGAGGCCGCTTCGGCCAGTTCCGACGAGGCCCTCCGCATCGGCGTGGTGGACATGGTGGCCCCGAGCCTGAGCGACCTGCTGCGCAGGCTGGACGGCCGCCAGGTGACCCTCCAGGATGGCAGCACGGTGACCCTCAGGACCGCCTCGGCGCCGGTGGTCAGCAACGGCATCAGCCTGGCCGAGCGGGCCCTGGACCTCCTGGCCGACCCCAACATCGCCCTCCTGTTGCTGTCCCTGGGGACCCTGGCCCTGGCCTACGAGATCTTCAACCCGGGCGCCATCTTCCCGGGGGTGTTCGGCATCATCGCCATCATTCTGGGCTTCTTCGCGCTGACGGTGATCCCCTTCAACTGGGCAGGCCTGGCGCTGGTGCTGGTAGGGCTGGCCTTGCTGGTGCTGGAGGGTTTCATCACCAGCCACGGAGTGTTGGGGATAGGCGGGGCCATCAGCCTGGTGCTGGGCGCCCTGTTCCTGACCGGCGGCAACCCCCGCTTCGCCGGGCCGGACATAGAGGTCAACCGCTGGCTGGTCATCGGCCTGGCGAGCGCCCTGGGGCTTTTCTTCGCCTTCGTGGCCACCAACGTCGTCCGGGCACGGCGCCAGCCGGCCCTCATGGGGCCCGAGACGATGGTAGGGCGTCGGGCGGTAGCCCGCTCGCCCCTCAACCCCAGCGGCTTCGTGCTGGTGGACGGCGAATACTGGCAGGCCGAGGCCGAGGACGGCGATGTTCAGCCAGGCGAGACGGTAGTGGTCACCGCCCGCGAGGGCCTGCGCCTCAGGGTGCGCAGGGCATCCACCGCTCAGGAAGGAGGTAACGAAGCATGACGGCACGCACGGAACCCCAGGGCCAGCCGGTGGCCAACTGGCTGGCCAGGCTCCTGACCTACGTGGGCTACATACTGGCCATCCCCCTCTTCTGGATGGCCATCCGCATCGTGCAGGAATACGAGCGGGGCGTCATCTTCCGGCTGGGAAGGCTGGTGGGCGCCCGCGGCCCCGGCCTCTTCTTCATCATTCCCTTCGTGGAGCGGATGATTAAGGTCGACCTGCGCATCGTCACCATGGACGTCCCGCGGCAGGAGGCCATCACCCGCGACAACGTGACGGTGCGGGTGGACGCCGTGGTCTACTTCCGAGTAGTGAACCCGGAGGACGCGGTGGTAAAGGTGGCCGACTACATACGCGCCACCGCCCTCATCGCCCAGACCACCCTCCGCAACGTCATCGGCCAGTCGGACCTGGACGACCTCCTCTCCCGCCGCGAGCAGGTCAACCAGCGCCTTCAGCAGATGATCGACGAGGCCACCGAGCCCTGGGGCGTCAAGGTGACGGCGGTGGAGGTGCGCGACGTGAACCTGGCCCCGGAGATGATCCGTGCCATCGCGCGTCAGGCCGAGGCCGAACGGGAGCGGCGCGCCAAGGTGATCAATGCCGAGGGCGAGTTCCAGGCCGCCCAGCGCCTGTCGGAGGCGGCCATGGTCATGGCCCAGAACCCCATCAGCGTGCAGCTGCGCTTCCTGCAGACCCTGTCGGAAATCTCCACCGAACGCAACAGCACGGTGGTCTTCCCTATACCCATCGACCTGCTCAGCATCTTCTACGACCGTCTGCAGGCGGCGGGCCGACCGGCGACGCCGAACCAGGGGTCGTCCTGAGGGATGGCGAAAAACCGTCCGACTGGCCCGACCGGCGCTCTCCGGCGCCGGGGCCTGCAGACATGTTGACAGGTCAGCTCACCCTTGATATATTGCAGGCGCCATCGACCGCCTGCAGGCGGCGGTGAGCGAAAGAGTGCAGGATGTCCTACGCAGCACCGCTTGGACCCGCCCCGGGCGGGCCGAGACGGACGGACAGGGCTGGGGCGCTTCCGCCTCGCCGTTCCCCTTTCGGCCCGTGCCCTGGGCCTTTCACCCCTAGTGGCAGGAGGTAGGCCCGTGCGCGTCCTGCTCAAGAGCAAGGTGCACCGCGCCCGCGTCACCGACGCCAACCTGGACTACGAGGGTTCCATCACTCTCGACCAGGAGCTGATGGAGGCCGCCGACATACTCCCCTACGAGCAGGTGCACGTCCTGGACGTCACCAACGGCGCCCGCCTGGTCACCTATGCCATACCGGGACGCCGTGGCTCGGGCGAGGTCTGCATCAATGGCGCTGCCGCCCACCTGGTGAAGACGGGCGACATCGTCATCGTCCTCACCTACGCGACCATGACGGAGGAGGAGGCCCGCAACCACCACCCCCGCCTGGTCTATGTAGACGAGGAGAACCGCATCGTGAGGGTGGCCCAGGAGATAGCCGTCCATTGAAGGGAGGGGAGGGCGTGGCCCGCATCACCATCCATGACCTGAAGGCCATGAAGAGGCGGGGCGAGAAGATCGTCATGCTCACCGCCTACGATTACTCCACTGCCCGCTTCCTGGACGAGGCTGGGGTGCACGTGCTCCTGGTGGGCGACAGCCTGGGGATGGTGATGCTGGGCTACGAGACCACCCTGCCCGTGACCATGGACGAAATGCTGCACCACGTCAAGGCAGTGGTGCGAGGCAGCCGACGCGCCCACGTGGTAGCCGACATGCCCTTCCTCAGCTACCAGACTGCCCCCGAGGACGCCCTGCGCAACGCCGGTCGCTTCCTGAAGGAGGCGGGTGCCCAGTCGGTGAAGCTGGAAGGCGGCGCGGAGGTGGCCCCCATCGTCCGCCGCCTGGTGCAGGCGGGCATACCGGTCATGGGGCATCTGGGCCTCACCCCACAGTCCATCCACCAGTTCGGGGGCTACCGCGTCCAGGGCAAGACCCGGGAGGCCGCTGCCCGGCTCCTGCGGGACGCCCTGACCCTGGAGGAGGCGGGCGCCTACGCCATCGTCCTGGAGACGGTGCCTGCCCCTCTGGCCCGGGCCATCAGCGAGCGTCTGAAGATACCCACCATCGGCATCGGCGCCGGCCCCTGGTGCGACGGCCAAGTCCAGGTGGTCCACGACATCCTCGGCCTCTACCCCGACATGGTGCCCAAGCACGCCAAGCAGTATGCCCGTCTGGGGGAGGCCATTCGCGAGGCCGTGGCCGCATACCTGCGGGAGGTGCAAGAGGGGGCCTTCCCCGGCCCTGAGCACAGCCACGACATGGACGAGGCGGTCCTGGCCGAGGTGCTGGAGCTGGCTGCCGCCTCCTGAACCACGGAATGCGCGTTGTCCGCAGCCTGGGCGAGATGCGGCAGGCCCGTGCTGCCCTGCAGGGCATCGTGGGCTTCGTCCCCACCATGGGCTACCTGCACGAGGGGCACCTGTCGCTGGTGCGCCGCGCCCGTGCCGAGTGCCACCATGTGGTGGTGAGCATCTTCGTCAACCCCACCCAGTTCGGCCCCAGCGAGGACTATCAGCGCTATCCCCGCGACGAGGCGCGAGACCTGGCGATGCTGGAAGCCGAGGGGGTGGACGTGGCCTTCCTCCCCTCTGCCGGGGAGATGTATCCTCCCGGGTTCTGCACCTGGGTGGAGGTCCAGGGCCCCCTGACGGAGCGCCTGGAGGGGGCCAGCAGACCGGGCCACTTCCGTGGCGTGGCCACCGTGGTGCTGAAGCTCTTCAACCTGGTACAGCCTCACCGCGCTTATTTCGGCGAGAAGGACGCTCAACAGCTCAGGGTCATTCGCCGCATGGTGGCAGACCTGAACCTGCCCGTGGAGATAGTGCCCTGCCCCACCGTGCGAGAGCCTGACGGTCTGGCCATGTCCAGCCGCAACGTCTACCTCTCGCCCGAGGAGCGCCAGCAGGCCCTGGCCCTGTCCCGTGCCCTGGAGCTGGCCCGCCGCCTGGTGCGAGAGGAGGGGTTGCGCGACGCCGCCGAGCTGAGGCAGCGGCTGGAAAGCTTCCTCCGCTGCTCGCCCGGGGTAGAGCTGGACTACGTTAGCGTCGCCCACCCCGAGACGCTGGCCGAGCTGGAGCGCATCGAGGGGCCGGCGCTGGTCCTGCTGGCGGCCCGCGTCGGCCCCGCCCGCCTCATCGACAACGCCCTCATCGAGCCGTAAAGCCCCGAGCTACGTTTTTGACGCCCTCGGCGGGCCGACGCTACAATGGCCTGGGACTGGGGGCGGAATAGGGAGCCATCGACAAAATCAACCTCGGGTCGGAAGGTGCGGAGCTATGGGTGGACACTCTCACTGGTCCCAGATCAAGCGCCAGAAGTGGGCCAACGATGCCAAGCGGGGCCAGCTCTTCTCCAAGCTGGTGCGGGAGATAACGGTGGCTGCTCGCGAGGGAGGCCCCGACCCTGACCTGAATCCCCGCCTGCGCCTGGCCATCGAGCGCGCCCGCGAGCAGAACATGCCCCTGGACACCATCGAGCGGGCCATCAAGCGGGCCACCGGCGCTGACGAGGAGGCCTCCCAGTACCAGGAGGTGCGCTTCGAGGGCTACGGCCCTGGCGGCGTAGCCATCATGATCGATGCCCTGACCGACAATCGCAACCGCACCGTGTCGGAGGTCCGGCAGGTCCTCACCCGCAACGGCGGCAGCCTGGGCGAGGCCGGCTGCGTATCCTGGCAGTTCGAAAGCCGTGGCGTCATCGTCATCGAGGCCGATAGCGGGCAGGACAGCGATGAACTGGCCCTGCTGGCCATCGACGCCGGCGCCGAGGACGTCAAAGTGGAGGACGGCCGCATCGAGGTCTACACCGCCCCCTCCGAGCTCGCCCAGGTGAGGGACTCGCTCCAGGAGCGCGGGGTCAGGGTGGTCTCGGCCGAGCTGACTATGCTCCCCAAGACCAGCGTCCCGCTGGACGAGAAGACGGCTGTGCAGGTGCTGAAGCTCCTGGACGCCCTCGAGGAGCTGGAGGACGTGCAGCGGGTCTACTCCAACGCCGAGTTCCCCGACTCGGTGCTCATGGAGTACGCCAGCCGCTGAGCAGGTGCCCCGTGGCCCCGGAAGGGCAGCCCCTGCGGGTGCTGGGCATCGACCCAGGTAGCCTCGTGACCGGGTACGGTCTGGTGGTAGCCTCCGGAGGGGGCCTCCAGGCTGGGCCCTACGGCGTCTGGCGCCTCCCCAGCCGACTGCCCCTGCCCCTGCGCCTCAGAGATCTCTACGAGGCCATCTCGGAGGCCATCGCCGAGCTTCAGCCCCACGAAATGGCGGTGGAGGACTTCTACGTCGGCCAGGTGAGGGCAGCCATCACCATCGGACAGGTGCGCGCCATGGCCCTGCTGGCAGCGGCCCAGGCTGGCCTGCCCGTGGCTTTGTACCGCCCTCTGGAGGTGAAGCGGGCAGTGGCGACTTATGGCCTCGGCGACAAGTCCCAGGTGGCCAACATGGTGCGCGCTCTCCTCGACCTGCCGCAGACCCCCACGCCGACCGACGCCACCGATGCCCTGGCGGTGGCCATCTGCCACTGCCTGCGGCGTTCGGCCTCGGCGGCCCTGGGGCTGGCGACGGGGGGAAGAGCATGAGCCCCATCGCCCGCCTACAGGGCGAGGTGACGGAGAAGGGGCCGGGATGGCTGGTGATCCAGGTGGGGGGCATCGGCCTGCAGGTGACGGTGCCGCTGCCGCTAGCCGCATCGGCCCGGGAGGGTGAGAGGGTTTCCCTCTTCACCCATCTGCTGGTGAGGGAAGACGGCATCGACCTCTATGGGTTCTCCAGCGCCCGCGAGCGCGAGCTGTTCGAGACGCTGTTGGGCGTCAGCGGCGTGGGCCCCAGGTCTGCCCTGGCCCTCCTCTCGGCCCTGGGGCCCGATGCCCTGTCCGAGGCCATCGAGCAGGGCGATGCCGATGCGCTGGCCCGCGCCCCTGGAGTGGGACGGAAGCTGGCAGGGCGCATCGTCCTCGAGCTGCGAGGGAAGCTGGCCGCCCCCTCGGTTCCGGCCGACCAGCAAGAGCTGGTGCAGGCGCTACAGGCCCTGGGCTACAGCCGCGAAGAGGCCCGGGAGGCCCTGCGCTCCGCCGACCTCCCCGCCGACGCGCCCCTGGAAGAAAAGCTACGGGCTGTTCTCAGCCGACTGGCCCGCTGAGGAGGTGGAGACCCGTGAGCCGCTCGATGCCTGCTGCCACCCTCGGCCGTCGCATCCTGTCGCTGTCGCTGCGGGACAAGGGACGCCTCTTATGGGCACTGGTCCGTGACCGTCGCACCGGCCTCCTCCCCAAGCTGGTGCTGCTGGGCCTGGCAGCCTACCTGGCCAGCCCCATCGACCTGGTGCCCGACTTCATCCCCGTCGCCGGCCACCTCGACGATGCCCTCGTGGCCATCGCGGCCCTTCTGGTCCTGCGCCTGCTGGTGCCCCGGCCAGTGTTGCTGGAGCACCTGGAGCGCCTGGAGAGGGAGGCGCCCGGCCTCAGAGAATGAGCAGGCAACGGATGGCCGGCAGGCCCTCGGCCACCTTTGTCCAGCTTAGCCCCTTGTCCTCTGACAGGTAGACCTCGCCCTCGCTGGTGCCGAAGGCCACCGCCTTGCCCAGGGCAGCCAGGCAGTGAGTATCGATGTTATCGCCGAACCACTCAGGCAGGCCCTCCCGACAGCGCTCCAGGCGGTCGGTGGCCTCCAGGGGGAGTCGGTAGAGGGCGGCCCGCTGGTCGCGGCCGCGATAGGGCCCCAGGGAAGCGCTGGCCACGGCCACGTCCTCGGCCACAGCCGCCGCCCGCATGTAGCTCCCGTGCAGCCCCTCGCTCAGGATGTCCCAGGAATCGCCTCCGTCAGTGCTGACGGCCAGGCCGCGGGCGCAGGGGGCTACCACCAGTCCCCGCCAGCCCTCGTGCACCACTACCTGATGGACGTCGGCATTGATGTCGATGGTCGGGTGCCAGGAACGGGCCTCGTCGCGGGAGCGGACGATGCCACCCACGTGGACGTTGACGTAGATGTTGCCCTGGGCGTCCTGGGCCATGGAGCGGGTGTCGGGCGGCCCGCCCCAGGGCGTGAACCAGTCCTGGCGCCCTTCCACTTCCTCGAAGGGACGCACCACCTCCAGACCGCCATCTTCCAGGCGCAGCAGGTGGGCCTCGGCACTGCCCACCAGTAGCCCTGCCGTGGACGGCAGCAGGCAATGCAGGCGCCAGCCCGGGCTGTCCGCCTCCCGACGCCAGGGGCCATCGCCCTGTTTGAGCCAGACTGCCTGTCCGTCCAGGATGGCCCAGAGGTCAGCGCCAGCCCGCGCCAGGGCTGTGACGGCGTGCCCCTCCAGCTCTACTCCCTGCCGGGCACCCAGGCGGTGGAGTCCGTTATCGGTGCCGATTAGCAGTTCCATGCCTCCCTGCCCCCCTTCGTCGCCGTCCCCCTGCCTTGCCATTCTAACTGATAGAATGTACACGGGTATGACCGCTTTTGAGCTCGTGGCGCCCTTCCAGATGACGGGCGACCAGCCCCAGGCAGTCGAAAAGCTGCTGGAGGGGCTGCGCAAGGGCTACAAGCACCAGACCCTCCTGGGGGTCACCGGCTCCGGCAAGACCTTCACCATGGCCAACGTCATCGCCCGCTGGGGACGGCCCACCCTGGTCATCTCCCCCAACAAGACCCTGGCCGCCCAGCTCTACGCCGAGTTCCGCGAGTTCTTCCCCCACAACGCGGTCGAATACTTCGTCTCCTACTACGACTACTACCAGCCGGAAGCATATATCCCCCGCACCGATACCTACATCGCCAAGGACGCCGACATCAACGAGGAGATCGACAAGCTGCGCCATGCCGCCACCCGGGCGCTCTTCACCCGCCGCGACGTCATCATCGTCGCCTCCGTGTCGTGCATCTACGGCCTGGGCGAGCCCAGCGAGTACTACGAGTTCGTCCTACGTCTGAGGAAAGGGGAACACTCCAACCGTCAGCGGGTGTTGCGGCGGCTGGTGGACATGCAGTACGAACGCAACGACTACAACCTGGTGCGGGGCAAGTTCCGCCTGCGGGGCGACTCCCTCACTATCATGCCCGCCTACGAGGAGCTGGCGGTGCGCATAGACTTCTGGGGCGACGAGGTGGAGCGCATCCTGCAGATAGACCCCCTCACCGGCGAGGTCTTGGGCGAGCTGGATGAGATAGAGATATACCCCGCCAAGCACTTCGTCACCTCCCAGGACAAGCTGGAGGCAGCCATCCGCGACATAGAGCGCGAGCTGGAGGAGAGGGTGGAGTGGTTCCGCCAGCAGGGCAAGCTGCTGGAGGCCCAGCGGCTGTGGGAGCGAACCCGCTACGACATCGAGTGCCTGAGGGAGCAGGGCTACTGCGCCGGCATCGAGAACTACGCCTGTCACCTGGCCCGTCGCCATCGCCCCAAGAACACCTGGGCCGAGGCCTGCGGCTCCACCCCCTGGACCCTGCTGGACTACTTCCCCGACGACTACCTGATGATCATCGACGAGTCGCATCTGGCCATCCCTCAGATCCGGGGGATGTACAACGGCGACGTGGCCCGCAAGCAGACCCTGGCCGACTACGGCTTCCGCCTGCCCTCGGCGGTGGACAACCGCCCTCTCAGCTTCCAGGAGTTCCTGGGACACATCAACCAGGTGATATACGTCTCGGCCACGCCCGGCCCCTGGGAATACGAGGTGTCGGAGCAGGTGGTGGAGCAACTGGTGCGGCCCACCGGCATCCCCGACCCGGAGGTGGAGGTGCGGCCCACCCGGGGCCAGATCGACGACCTGCTACACGAGATACGCCTGCGGGTGGAACGGGGAGAGCGGGCGCTGGTCACCACCCTGACCAAGAAGATGGCCGAGAACCTGGCCGACTACCTGCAGGAGATGGGCATCAAGACCCACTACCTGCACTCGGAGATCGAGACCCTGGAGCGGGTGGAGATACTGCGCGACCTGCGCCTGGGCGTCTACGACGTGGTGGTGGGCATCAACCTGCTCAGGGAGGGTCTGGACCTGCCCGAGGTGAGCCTGGTGGCCATCCTGGACGCCGACAAGGAAGGCTACCTGCGGTCCGAGTGGTCCCTCATCCAGACCATGGGCCGGGCCGCCCGCCACGTCAACGGCAAGGTCATCATGTACGCCGACACCATCACCGAGTCCATGCGCAAGGCCATCGAGGAGACGGAGCGACGCCGCCGCGTCCAGCTGGAATACAACGCCCGACATGGCATCCGCCCCGAGTCCATCCGTAAGGCGGTGCGCGACTTGACCGACCGGGTCCGACAGGTGGCCGAAGAGAGGCCCGCCTGGCGCACCGGCCCCCTGCCCAAGGACGAGCTGGCCCGCCTCATCAAGGACCTGGAGCGGCAGATGAAGGAGGCGGCCCGCAACCTGGAGTTCGAAAAGGCGGCCCTGCTGCGCGACCAGATCTTCGAGCTGCGGCGGGAGCTCTTGGGCGACGAGGAAGGGCTGAAGATCATCTCTTCCCTTCGCAAGGGCCGCAGCTAGCCCACCCGCTCCGCCACCAGCCAGGCGAGCCTCTGCGTGAAGACGAAGGTGTCGTCCACCTGTTTTATGTCGAGTCCGCTCAGGTCGGCCTCCTGCCCGCCCGTCATGAGGCGCCGCATCAGTTCCACCTTCTGGGGCCGCGGGCGCGCCCCCAGCAACCACTCGTTGAACTCTCGCTGCAGGTCCTGGACCTGCAGGCGGCGCACCAGGAAGCCAGCCTCCCCCAGCAGATGGACCAGCTCGCTCAGTCGGAAGTAGCGGGGATGGGAGCGGTCCCGCAGTCGCTCCAGTC from Dehalococcoidia bacterium includes:
- a CDS encoding histidine--tRNA ligase family protein, whose translation is MGEPLRCRGMYDLLPADMERFRWAEEVFRRTCLAWGYHEVRTPTVEHLFLFTATGTLTPQALGRVYSFLDWDGWSGERVVLRPEGTIPTARLYVEHLSGQPLAKLFYVQNVFRFAEGEARREEWQAGVELIGDTQPLGDVELVLVAREVLLSLGLANVTLRVSHPGLVQALLAKLDLPAEERLRLYDGILEGDAEALARVRERIPELGAPPELLLTEEGQGLAYLRNLRSVFLPALPDLGAPLDELETVVSALEGLGLTPTVSGALVRHFEYYTGPVFRFQVGDRLVGAGGRYDSLIGLLGGRDVPASGFALYMGELLDLLTPPQRGDGQVVWVEAPGRSPQEIAEAFRAVRLLREWGRQAQVVLSPDQAGAPRLRLAEGRYAVVLADGRELGAADLERALALLTQGESRA
- a CDS encoding nodulation protein NfeD produces the protein MNRRWARSLRLVSLLALLLGMASACAGPEAEPGAVHVLTAQGNVGPVMARYIDRGIDHAEDEGAAAVVIQLDTPGGLLTSMDDIVKRVLAARVPVVVYVWPPGGRAASAGTFIVMAAHVAAMAPGTSIGAAAPVSLGGESDETLRDKATNDAAARIRDIALLRGRNADWAEAAVREAASASSDEALRIGVVDMVAPSLSDLLRRLDGRQVTLQDGSTVTLRTASAPVVSNGISLAERALDLLADPNIALLLLSLGTLALAYEIFNPGAIFPGVFGIIAIILGFFALTVIPFNWAGLALVLVGLALLVLEGFITSHGVLGIGGAISLVLGALFLTGGNPRFAGPDIEVNRWLVIGLASALGLFFAFVATNVVRARRQPALMGPETMVGRRAVARSPLNPSGFVLVDGEYWQAEAEDGDVQPGETVVVTAREGLRLRVRRASTAQEGGNEA
- a CDS encoding slipin family protein is translated as MAIRIVQEYERGVIFRLGRLVGARGPGLFFIIPFVERMIKVDLRIVTMDVPRQEAITRDNVTVRVDAVVYFRVVNPEDAVVKVADYIRATALIAQTTLRNVIGQSDLDDLLSRREQVNQRLQQMIDEATEPWGVKVTAVEVRDVNLAPEMIRAIARQAEAERERRAKVINAEGEFQAAQRLSEAAMVMAQNPISVQLRFLQTLSEISTERNSTVVFPIPIDLLSIFYDRLQAAGRPATPNQGSS
- a CDS encoding aspartate 1-decarboxylase codes for the protein MRVLLKSKVHRARVTDANLDYEGSITLDQELMEAADILPYEQVHVLDVTNGARLVTYAIPGRRGSGEVCINGAAAHLVKTGDIVIVLTYATMTEEEARNHHPRLVYVDEENRIVRVAQEIAVH
- the panB gene encoding 3-methyl-2-oxobutanoate hydroxymethyltransferase; translation: MKRRGEKIVMLTAYDYSTARFLDEAGVHVLLVGDSLGMVMLGYETTLPVTMDEMLHHVKAVVRGSRRAHVVADMPFLSYQTAPEDALRNAGRFLKEAGAQSVKLEGGAEVAPIVRRLVQAGIPVMGHLGLTPQSIHQFGGYRVQGKTREAAARLLRDALTLEEAGAYAIVLETVPAPLARAISERLKIPTIGIGAGPWCDGQVQVVHDILGLYPDMVPKHAKQYARLGEAIREAVAAYLREVQEGAFPGPEHSHDMDEAVLAEVLELAAAS
- the panC gene encoding pantoate--beta-alanine ligase; its protein translation is MRVVRSLGEMRQARAALQGIVGFVPTMGYLHEGHLSLVRRARAECHHVVVSIFVNPTQFGPSEDYQRYPRDEARDLAMLEAEGVDVAFLPSAGEMYPPGFCTWVEVQGPLTERLEGASRPGHFRGVATVVLKLFNLVQPHRAYFGEKDAQQLRVIRRMVADLNLPVEIVPCPTVREPDGLAMSSRNVYLSPEERQQALALSRALELARRLVREEGLRDAAELRQRLESFLRCSPGVELDYVSVAHPETLAELERIEGPALVLLAARVGPARLIDNALIEP
- a CDS encoding YebC/PmpR family DNA-binding transcriptional regulator → MGGHSHWSQIKRQKWANDAKRGQLFSKLVREITVAAREGGPDPDLNPRLRLAIERAREQNMPLDTIERAIKRATGADEEASQYQEVRFEGYGPGGVAIMIDALTDNRNRTVSEVRQVLTRNGGSLGEAGCVSWQFESRGVIVIEADSGQDSDELALLAIDAGAEDVKVEDGRIEVYTAPSELAQVRDSLQERGVRVVSAELTMLPKTSVPLDEKTAVQVLKLLDALEELEDVQRVYSNAEFPDSVLMEYASR
- the ruvC gene encoding crossover junction endodeoxyribonuclease RuvC: MAPEGQPLRVLGIDPGSLVTGYGLVVASGGGLQAGPYGVWRLPSRLPLPLRLRDLYEAISEAIAELQPHEMAVEDFYVGQVRAAITIGQVRAMALLAAAQAGLPVALYRPLEVKRAVATYGLGDKSQVANMVRALLDLPQTPTPTDATDALAVAICHCLRRSASAALGLATGGRA
- the ruvA gene encoding Holliday junction branch migration protein RuvA: MSPIARLQGEVTEKGPGWLVIQVGGIGLQVTVPLPLAASAREGERVSLFTHLLVREDGIDLYGFSSARERELFETLLGVSGVGPRSALALLSALGPDALSEAIEQGDADALARAPGVGRKLAGRIVLELRGKLAAPSVPADQQELVQALQALGYSREEAREALRSADLPADAPLEEKLRAVLSRLAR
- a CDS encoding YkvA family protein, whose amino-acid sequence is MSRSMPAATLGRRILSLSLRDKGRLLWALVRDRRTGLLPKLVLLGLAAYLASPIDLVPDFIPVAGHLDDALVAIAALLVLRLLVPRPVLLEHLERLEREAPGLRE
- the uvrB gene encoding excinuclease ABC subunit UvrB yields the protein MTAFELVAPFQMTGDQPQAVEKLLEGLRKGYKHQTLLGVTGSGKTFTMANVIARWGRPTLVISPNKTLAAQLYAEFREFFPHNAVEYFVSYYDYYQPEAYIPRTDTYIAKDADINEEIDKLRHAATRALFTRRDVIIVASVSCIYGLGEPSEYYEFVLRLRKGEHSNRQRVLRRLVDMQYERNDYNLVRGKFRLRGDSLTIMPAYEELAVRIDFWGDEVERILQIDPLTGEVLGELDEIEIYPAKHFVTSQDKLEAAIRDIERELEERVEWFRQQGKLLEAQRLWERTRYDIECLREQGYCAGIENYACHLARRHRPKNTWAEACGSTPWTLLDYFPDDYLMIIDESHLAIPQIRGMYNGDVARKQTLADYGFRLPSAVDNRPLSFQEFLGHINQVIYVSATPGPWEYEVSEQVVEQLVRPTGIPDPEVEVRPTRGQIDDLLHEIRLRVERGERALVTTLTKKMAENLADYLQEMGIKTHYLHSEIETLERVEILRDLRLGVYDVVVGINLLREGLDLPEVSLVAILDADKEGYLRSEWSLIQTMGRAARHVNGKVIMYADTITESMRKAIEETERRRRVQLEYNARHGIRPESIRKAVRDLTDRVRQVAEERPAWRTGPLPKDELARLIKDLERQMKEAARNLEFEKAALLRDQIFELRRELLGDEEGLKIISSLRKGRS